A stretch of DNA from Alicyclobacillus acidocaldarius subsp. acidocaldarius Tc-4-1:
AGAAGTCGTCCTTCGCCCGGATGTCGAACACCCCGTTCTTGTACTTCGCCATCACTTTGAAGCGAGGGCTGTAGAAGTGCGAGTTGAGAAAGGCCACCACGAGCTCGACGGACTCCGTAGTCACGACTTTCGCCTCCAAGGCTGAATCGCCTTCATGAATCGACTTGGCGATCTCGTTGAACAGCCGAACGGCCTCTTCTTTACACTCCGTGTCGCTCATGACGACGTGCGCGTTGACGTTCAGTTCGTCTCCGCGCTCGCGGATGCGCGTCATCTCTTGGTGAAACGCGTCCATCCCATCGCATCCTTTCCGCACGCTCTTGAACACATCGTCTCCTTGATTTTGCGTTTCATGCGCACCCGCCCGTTCACACTTGGTGTACAATGAAGGCGTTGTCATGCGCTTCGCACCAAGGGTTGCACATCATCCAGGATGGGAGGCATGTCGCGATGCGCGTCGTCATCACCGGAGGAAGTGGCCTGTTGGGCCCGTGGGTCATTCGCGAGTTTTTGAGCGCGGGCTACGACGTGTTGAACGTCGACACGCGCCCGCCCGCTGAGGAACTGTGCCCCACTGTCCTCGCGGACCTCACGGATCTCGGAGACTGTTATCAGGTGCTTCAGGGCGCCGACGCTCTGGTCCATCTCGCCGCATTGCCTCGCGTCGGCATCCGCACGGACGCGGCCACCTTCGCGCTCAACACGGTGTCCACGTACAACGTGCTGGAGGCGGCGGGATCGCTCGGCATACGCAAGGCCGTCATCACGTCGAGCGAATCTTCGTATGGACTCGTGTTCGCCAAACATCCGTTTGCGCCGAAGTACGTGCCTGTCGATGAGGATCACCCGCAACTGCCCCAGGACGCCTACGGCCTGTCGAAGGTGGTCAACGAGCTGACCGCGGAGACGCTCTATCGGCGCTACGGCATGCAGATTGTGTCGTTCCGGCTCGGCAACGTCATTGCGCCCCACATGTACAGAAACTTTCCTGACTTCATCAAAAAGCCAGAGGTGCGCAAGAATATCCTCTGGTCGTACATCGATGCGCGGGACGCCGCGGTGGCGTACAGGCTGGCCGTCGAGAAGGACGGCCTAGGGTGCGTCAAACTGAATATCGCCGCGGATTGGACCAGCATGGATCTGACGAACGGTGAGCTTCTCGCGGCGTGCTACCCCGAGGTCACCGATATCCGCGTCGACCCGAACGGCTACGAGACGCTGCTCGCCAACCGGAAGGCCAAAGAGGTGCTCGGTTGGCAGCCGATTTACCACTGGCGAGACGAAGTCGCGAAGCTCTGAGGCGTTGCGGCCTTCGCGCCCGCCGGGCACACCCCGAAGAGCGCGCCTACATGGCGAGCCTGTGGCGAATGGGAAGGGACGAACTTCGATGCCCATCATCTTTCATTCGGATGAGCGCCTGTTTCACCTGCTGACGCCGAGATCGAGCTACGTGATTCGCGTCGGCGACCAAGGCACATTGGAGCACGTCTACTGGGGCGCCAGGTTGGAAGACGCGTCGGATCTGGTCCGCATCGCGCGCGCCTGCCAGCGGCTTGACGCGCGGCCGGAGCACATGCGCGCCACCGACATCGGCTCGCTTCGCCTTGAGTATCCCTCGTTCGGGACGGGCGACCACCGCGATCCCGCCTACGAGGTCTTGCAGCCGTCCGGCAGCCACGCGTCCCAGCTCGTGTACGAGTCGCACCAGATCCGACCTGGCAAGCCGGCGCTTCCGGGCTTGCCCGCGTTTTACGTCGAATCCGATTTCGAAGCCGACACGCTCGAGATCTCGCTGGTCGATCCGGCCATCTCGCTGCGCGTGATCCTCTCCTACACCGTCTACCGCGACTTCGATCTTGTCTGCCGCCACGCGCGTTTCGAGAACGCGGGGACTGAACCGCTCGTCCTGCGCCGGGCACTCTCCGCATCTGTCGATCTCGACCTGCGGCAGGCGGACTTTGTCCAACTGTCCGGCGCCTGGATCCGCGAGCGGTTTATCGAGCGGACGTCGCTTTCGCCTGGGCGGCATGAGATTATGAGCCGCTCCGGCGCGAGCGGCCACAAGCACAACCCGTTCTTCGCCCTCGCGGCGCCGCATACGACGGAGGACTGCGGCGAGGTGCGCGCGTTCGCCCTCGTCTACAGCGGCAACTTCATCGGCGCCTGCGAAATGGAGCCCATGCGGCAAAACGTGCGCGCGCAGATCGGCATCCATCCCGCCGACTTCGCCTGGCGCCTCGAACCCGGCGAGCGGTTTGTCACGCCCGAGGCCGTGCTCGTGTACTCGGATGAGGGATGGGGTGGCATG
This window harbors:
- a CDS encoding NAD-dependent epimerase/dehydratase family protein, yielding MRVVITGGSGLLGPWVIREFLSAGYDVLNVDTRPPAEELCPTVLADLTDLGDCYQVLQGADALVHLAALPRVGIRTDAATFALNTVSTYNVLEAAGSLGIRKAVITSSESSYGLVFAKHPFAPKYVPVDEDHPQLPQDAYGLSKVVNELTAETLYRRYGMQIVSFRLGNVIAPHMYRNFPDFIKKPEVRKNILWSYIDARDAAVAYRLAVEKDGLGCVKLNIAADWTSMDLTNGELLAACYPEVTDIRVDPNGYETLLANRKAKEVLGWQPIYHWRDEVAKL